CCATGGTGTTTTTTGGGATACACAGATTCAATTACCACAAGCCTTTCAAACAGAACCAATTTGTTGTGTTTTGCATGCTTTGCTTCTCGTGCATCCTCGGGATAACGGAAATTAATGTAGGCCACACGCATTTCCCCAGTATAAGtaatattaacattaaattcaccAAATTTTTTGAATTCTCTATACAAGGCGTCTTTCACAGCATGGTCAGGAATCTTACTTGATATACCACTTAAACAAAGAGATCTATATTCTGGGGTTTTCAACTCTGTTCGGCCTATTGGATAATCATCTTCACGATACCTTGGCCTCACGTCATCgtgataatatttcatttcCCGACTCCGAGGCGGAGGGCTCATTCGAAGATCTCGTCGATCATATTCGGGAATTGGTGATTTTCTCATCATCTCATAATCAGGGCCGGGATAGCGTGATCTCTTCGGAACCCTCGGTGACATATCTCTTTCCTGGGAAcgtttcattttgttttggttCTAAAAGGAAATAAAAGCTTCTAAAATATGATCAAAATTACTCTAGGTGACGCCATTGAAATACGCATCGCACCTGTTACATTGTATGCGGTATCCAGCAATTTATCACCCCTCGCTTTTAAGTCCGATTACCAGTgaagaacataaaaaaaatacaaatacaaaccCACTAAAAGTTTATATgaatttacttttttctttcctactttgtttttatttatataaatattaagttAGGGGAAAATATACTGAAAACCTGCACGCAACAATTATTTTACGGAAAATAAAGAAACGGACCAAAATTATATAGAACTGAAATACGTAGGAACCGTCTAttacaaaccaaaaaaatatatatatcatattatgttatgcaaatgtttaaaaaccttGATCaccttatatatattaattaacatgtatatttattaaatttttatatatcttttatttttttcttttgccaAGGGCAGATAATTCTACTTCCGTGTTCTACCCAGAAGGAAGAAACATGGTGGGTGTTTTCTCAATCTTCTAATTTAATAATGAGTTCGATTCACACGTTTTAATAGCTAATGAAAACGTTTAATTatgctgttttatttaatattgaatCAGTTTCATCTTTTGCTAAGCTTTGCCTTGTagataaatgttaaatattataatCCATAAAATTTATTAGTCATGGCAAATTCCTTTCCGGTGTTTTGATGTAAAACAAAAGTTTAATGGTGCCGTGTTTCTTTATATTATAACTTATTATAATCGATAGCTCGAAAAAATAACCGTGGAATCAATAAACCTAAGTATGAGCCATTGTATCACCAAATATTGAAACTAAATATGCCCTCTTTCAGCTGTCATTTGTAAGCAGCTACGTGATTTCTCCTTATGTGTAAAGGATCCTTGTATgtgtacattattttattacTGTCATTATACAAATGTGTTTgatatgatgttttttttaattaaattaaatagtCAGCGACACTAAAACCTTATCTGGATGCCATTCGGCACACCCTGACTGCAGGATTCAGCCTTCAGAACTTCGACTCACAAGTGGTAGAAAGGCACAACAAACCCGAGGTGGAAGTCAAGTATGTAGATACTgttctgttgattttttttaaatcctcttcttaaaactttttaaaccaTGAAGATAGACTTAACTAAAGTTTGAGGTTTCAATCAACATCTTGCACATAACAAGATAATGAAGACTGCTGGAAATTAAACTTTAACCTGACAAAAAGCAGTAATTGTTCAAGTGTAActtgaaaatgtttgtttatgCAGCTGGTTGaaaacttatttcttttttcactgGTAGAAGTAGCAAAGAACTCCTTCTTACCCCTGTGACAATCAGcagaaatgaaaaagaaaaagttcTAATCGAGGGATCCATTAATTCTCTCAGGATAAGCATCACGATAAAGCAGGTAAGACTCATTTGACCCATGAGATAACTTCATCAGAAACTTTTCACGAAAAgagacttattaaaatattaagcaCTGAACTATacttttaaaacattctttGCAAAGGAAATCACACACCAAAATGTCCTAATGATTCATTTAACATGTAAGTCTTAAATTAcgatatttttccttttttttttaaggcgGATGATATAGAGAAGATTTTGTGTCACAAATTTATGCGCTTTATGATGATGAGAGCTGAACATTTTACTGTTCTGCGGCGAAAACCTGTAGAGGTAAAACATACAATGTCTAGAATAAAATTCAGTATCATTTTCAGCCAGTTGAAAGTTTGCTGTTTTCAGTcctattttatttcaatcagCACTTATACATACCAttgaagacattttttttcatcatatttgaaaaaaaattatgtgcatTTTTGGGGGTATTGTTGCATAAAGGGCCATTTCTGCTGTAATTATGGACTTGTCTATGagaaatgcatgataatgaatGCGCCTTTAGTCAAATACTCGTCGGTGATGAGCATTCTAGGTAAACCAATggtttagaaatttgttttattatttcttttcagGGATATGACATTAGCTTCCTTATTACAAATACGCACACAGAGCAGATGTATAAACACAAGCTGGTTGACTTTATCATTCACTTCATGGAGGAAATAGACAAAGAAATTAGTGCTATGAAACTAGCCGTCAATTCACGGGCCAGAATCAGCGCAGAAGAATTTCTGAAGCgattttaatttctattttattaaaCTGAAATCCTTTATGTCATCTTTGTGCACtcagtatatttatataataatgtttatatacatatatatttgagCACAACATAATGTGTTTGAAGTATATTGATTGATATTTTAAGGTCTTCATACGGGCAATGACGGGAAAAAGTGGTATTTATGATCAGTTCTTGACATTTGAATGAAAGAGAGTCAGAAACATTGGTTAATGCTGGACGACACTGGTATGGAATAGCCTAGTCATAGACATATTCTTATCATACACTAATATACATGGAACTTTATAGATCATCTTCCTATACATCAATGCATATAAACAGCCTTTTGTACAAATAACTAAACAGGATGCTATTCAAAAGCCTTTTCTTTCTATATACATTTATGATCGGGGGAAAAAACTTCTTAAATGATGATGATCAGATGAGAGTGAATGTTAATGTCTGTGTATGTAATACTTGTAATACAATGTTACATTAATTAGACAGTATGGAAACAGTACaacaatattaaatttattttcttatgcAGTTTTGTTGTGTTTGATTGAGTCTTCATTTTAGGACCATTGAATTGTGTATAAAATAACCCAATCAGTAATGGACGACGTTAATGGGAAATTCTGTGCTTTCAAGCAGGTTCAATACTTCAAAAGCCTGGATATATTTATTCTGCATAAGGAGGAaacctttttcatttttttacttcCTGTATTTTGATATGTTTACGAAAACCCTAGATTGTTAAAAGGAAGTTTTAAGTGGGTTTATGCGGACTTTGTAAAACTCAAgtgtacacatttttttttagaaaaaagggATGTAACCCTTTTAGCAGTCTGTTTAGATGAATACAAGTACAGCGATTCCAGACAACTCCCAAGTTGATTCATAATTCCATTTCCCAGTGGCTTGATATAAAGATTTTTACCCTCTGCAAAACTATTGCGATATTTTTACGaagaaaatgatgaattttttttttctattttcatttgGAAATAGtgtttttggggggtttttttctgtagaggaatttgataatttaaaatcaCTGCAATAATAAGAGTGAAACACCAGCTAACAACTTAATCAATACACGCAATCTTCAGAAATTATCATGATTAATGAATATAATCATTTGGATGGAACATGAAGAcgttttttgtttcaaaatttttgcattttagtcAAGAGAATCGAACGCGTAAAACTTAAAGAAAAGTGATTTCATGCACACACTCATTCAATCAGATGGCTGAATTTCACATATGAATGTCTGTACTGTATTTATGTGTATTTATACGAAGTCCCTTTATAAGGAAATCCACAACGAAATGCACGCAAAACACATTAGGGATCCTTTACAAAGttatttaatatattcattagcgttaatgtttaaaatggcTTACTCTTTAAGTACAATCTTGTGAGCGCCGCCACCCCCACATCCCAACCCCCACACTGATCGATGATGCATCTTCTGTTGTAACACAAAGTGTGTATGAATCGTTTCATTCTGTGTGATTGGGTCCGGACGAATCTAAAAGAATTGATTAACAATTAGCTCACAGATTAGACGAGCAGGCCAGTGAGAGAGATGGTTCTTTTAATGCCCCCGCCATCGCGTGACCTAGTTCATTAGGTGTTTTTGTCGTCTGTCCCCGCGTCCCTTGACGGACGGCCGACACAAAAAGCGACAGGAGTTTATGTTCAATTTATTTCTACTTAGCTGAAACGATTGATTGGTAGTGTCTGAGATGGAATAACGCAAATATTTAACCCGATTCAGAGGGATATGATGCACAAATGGGGATTTGGCTTTTGGGAATCCACGAGGGGTTTTTTTTCgagggggggggtgggggggggcgAATATTCTTATATAATTTTACATGTTCTTGGTGTAGGTTGGATTACAGttacattgtaaaaattctTCGGactttcaattctttatttcttgaATCGAATTATTTAAGTTTCAAGTCACACTGGAAACATTAATATCGAATTTATTGGGATTTTTCTCTCATGAGCACGGAATACAAACTAGAAGTACTAGTATTTGGATTAAGATCAGAGTATCACTTCTTATATCCCAATTCATCgtaaataccaaaaaaaaaccccataattATCGATTTCACATGCACCGTGTTTGCATTAGaagttcaatattttcaaaatgaagtaTCATCCTGATGTTGTCTTTTCTGGCAAATGCGAAAGCACTTGCAGGAGACAGCTGACATGTTGACCGAAGAGAGGAAGGCAAGCTGCAGCAAAACAAACAGAACAAAAGAACAGCCAGCAAAATCCCAGTCATTTTGGAAGGTatagaatataaaattttgtttacaggGACATAGTCACGATATGAACTCAAGAttgacaaattttatttttcatttttaaagtctAAAGTGGCATTTTTATGCTTCATCAAAATTTGAAGGccaaataatgtgtttttggAGTTTAGAATTCTATGTTTTTGTAAACTAAGCTCGactcttgttattatttatatatacatgtatgttatattgGTACATAAGTTTCGTTCAAAGCTTCCTTTCTTTGTTgccattattatttataaacacatttaatcattaaatcaGTTTATTTTGTTCTGCACTTGTaggttaatttattaaaattatgataatttcttTACAGCGAGAACATTAAAACAAGACCCGagcattgtttacataacaatgaattgtgacctctgtatctcgcttgtaacttaaATCTAGTGTCCAAATTTTGGTCACGCAATCAAAATTTCCTACGAAAaccaatttttacataaaaaatatcttcgctagccaagtgtccgattcgtttttcTCAGGGAGATGAgaaaaacgaatcggacacttgggtagcgaagatgaaaaaaaaatgaaacaatgaaatgttttgcTCTCAAATCGTCTAAGCCCCTCTACGCGTTGTCGACAGAATTGTGTTCGAATTTCAGGATTGATAAAACATCAGCAGCATTCCAAAAAAAATGGAACACTTGGAACTCAACAAAGATATCACAGAACATGCAGAATTTGGAACTCTAGAAAGACGGCACAATATACAAACGTAACATTGGGAACTCTAGTAAGAAATCACCAAAATATACTGATGAGACACAACGAGATGAGTACCACCCGGAAAGAGGACTTTGAGGCCAAAGCTAGGGTACTCAGAGGAGGACAAAGACAACTACCACAGGGGCAGCATCAACATCACAGCCAGCGACGGGGAATAAGCCAAACCTTCCTACCGCCTTCACCGTGAATTGACTGATTGTTAGAAACACCTCTTGCCAGATTATAACGGCTTCACACAACAGTTTGAATACCATTACACGTATCTGAATATCTGAAGCATTATAAGAAATccctccttctctctctctctctctctctctctctctctctctctctctctctctctctctctctctttgtgtGCAGCTCGTTCAGCAGtacaatagttttaaaaattccaaTTCCTCAAAATTGTATGTAGGACATGGCCCCGttcgcccccccccctccccccccccccccaactgaCTGCGGGGCGATAATGGACTGCGAACCCAAAATCGTGAAGCAACTCTTTCATGGAAACTTTTCATATATACCTACTCATCTGTAACATTATCATAAATATCCTGGATCAATTTTACTCTGTATCATGGGAATGCTATTGATTTTCCATCCAACCAGTGCCAGCACGCTGTAGAATGGACTACTACACTACAAGACTCAGATCGGTAAGATtatttatcttcatttcttagtgagagaaaaaaacttgaatcatttggttatattgttttaatgacGGGCTTTAAGCAATTTGAAAGATTGCTTTCCCAGTAGGACTTTTCTCtcgattttttcattaaaactgGACTAAGATGTCGGCAGAATGGAACTCTCCCGTGCAATAAAATTAGATCAATACTAGCGCCACGGAATCTCCCAGTAAAGTGATGTTGAAACTGGAGTTATTAATATTACGGAACGATTAGAAAATTAGCGATCATTTACAGATAAACGTACTCTCTAGTCTGAGATGATAACTTGAGAAGTGAGTAGTTGTTAAGAATGGACGCATTTCTAACCTCATGTGCTTATGTCTGAATAATTTATCATCGTAATGTCATAACAGCAATAAACTTGATCAGATTCTGTGTACTACTAGCATCACAAGTTGGTACTAGCAGTGGATGCATAGTTTGGTACATGCTTGTCTGGCCCTGTCCTCTCTAGAGAATTCCCTAACTTTCAATCGAACTATTATAATTTCGGATTCGATGTAGACAAACTCTGCATGTAGTTTGTAGtcactgttaattttttttacacccACATGTATATGGGAAAACTCAAAGCAGTCTATTCTTAAAAGGGCTAGGGGGAAATGCACGCAAACCAAACCAATTCAATATAGCTGCAAGGAATCTGATAGAGACTGTGGCAGAGCCAAGTTATGAAGCCCGTTATTTACATGATCCATACTCGGAGAATACCGAGTCTTTGATCGTATCGACGCGCAGTTGTTATAGTGTACTGCAATGTGTCTTGCTTGTTTGCTGTTTAAAGATTGATTAATCTGTTACaggaaaaaaatccatattCTACCATTTTTGCTTCTGTTCTTATGAAGAAATGGAGTCATGAATAGagactctttctctctctctctctctctctctctctctctctctctctctaagatAAAGGACAACTTTGATTGAGACCCACAATAAATCCCtttaaacatgtttgtttaaaaataaagccAATAATATGATTCCAGAATACATGATCTTTGATAGTATTTCTATAGCTACTTCCAGATTAATCGACCAAACGCCTAAGAccgattttttaaacttcttaaTAAGCTATCATCTTGTTTAATGAAGCACGTGTTTCATACGTGATTGATAACTAATCGCATCAACTTgtcatttcatttaatatatgaGCATTTAccgtttattttaaaattacaaaatacgctatataacaaatataatggAGATGGGGGCCTTTCACTGCCTTGTGCTTGGTCTGCATGTAACTTGAACtgttatgataaataagatttggaaaaaatcgttaatttttgtcagaagaaagatttctcttctaaggaatatatagcagttcaatttttgtacaggacgacaataattcaattttgcttcaattaaggcttcttaacggcttttcccacaaaaataagGCTAAccgaaatttaaaaataataacaggtTTTTGcaccaaaataaaattctaaaaaaataaattcggcctgaaaaatgcagctcatattgcttaaaaataaattaaacattttagaaAAGACAAATTCGTGCTTGTAATGAAGTAATGCATGTAATTTGAATGGGGGAAATCAAATGTTAAGCATAATTGTGAACGATTCCTTGAAATATCTTTGTGATGCACTGTCTTGAACTGATCTTTTGCGACTGCTGCTTTCATCTAGTGCTGAATGCTGTTTGTCACAGTACTCAATAACGCAATGGTTAATTGATTAAGACGTTGTTCTTCTTCAGCCGCTGAATCAAGCAGGGACCATAAAGAAGAGATCGGTACCAATGTTTTAGTCTAACTAGAGTCAACATCCACCGCAGAAACGGAGTTTATACAAACCACGATGAACTTCTTAAGAAGACGGTTTAGTTCCGGGGACCTCCAGGGGGAACTGAAAGACCGCGACGAAAATATCAACGTTCTGAACTTCAAGAAGGGCCCCTCCCCTAGTGCCCCAAGCTCGCCCTCCCGGTCTACCAGCGTGTCAGGAATGACCCACCCTGGCGCCAATAAACCCCCCTACAACAAGGACCGATGTAAGATCCTCCTGGTGGTGGACGATCAGCATACGGACTGGTGAGTAGCACCATGGCAATGGCTCATTTACCGGAAGTATTGATGATGTAATAGATATCAAGAGTGGGGGTTTTAAGGAACACTGAAAGAAATGTTTGCAAAACATGATTAGACAATCGGAAATACCAAGGAAAAAGTGCATGTCGGATCGATTTGTCAAAGACTGTTGTTTGTGTTCAAGAGCGCATCAAGCAAGTTTGGTGGGTGTGCAATAGAGTAAGTTATCATTAGGCTATGTCTATGATGTTCTCGGTTTGTAGTTGATAGCCAATCACATGATACAATGATactctttttcttttctgttttacTAGTATTTCTTCTTActaaaatgtaagaaaaaagaCCTGTCGTGTTAAATGATGGACGCAAACGATCAAATGTAATAACTAGTATCTTAATTTTGTGACAAGAATGATTTTGTCATTGCAAATcattgtaattgaaatattgtaGGTCCAAgtattttgttggaaagaagaTATTTGGTGACTGGGATGTTAGGGTAGAACAggtaatatctgaaaaaaatcagacataCATAGTTCATGTTCTAGGAtctttttataacaataaaattCTTCCAAACTCATTATGTCCATTTCTCTGATTCATAGACTGTTTTGGTTGCAGGCAGAATTCAGTGAAatcaatttagcgtcttattctGACACGGGAACAATGGTTGACATCAAAGTCACGAGGAACGGAACCAGAGTTGTTAGGTATGGTCACACAAAACTATTGATTTTTGTATGTAAGATATTTTATGAAGGGTGGTAATTTACCAgagaaaatgttatattttaaaaagagttaggtgtacattgtattgaaaatctCGTGAAGATTGcataatttaacaaataaatgatCAAACCAGTGGCCAATAAGAAATATGCTTCTGCTGGTCAAGTTTGGTGTGACATACGTTCTGCATCGTCTGTTCAGTTCTGTGTGACGTATAAACTGTTTCGTCTGCTTTAGGTCCTTCAAGCCGGACTTCCTGTTGATCCGACAGAGCGTGAAAGATGCCTGTGAGGACTG
This genomic window from Crassostrea angulata isolate pt1a10 chromosome 8, ASM2561291v2, whole genome shotgun sequence contains:
- the LOC128159101 gene encoding actin-related protein 2/3 complex subunit 4, which translates into the protein MSATLKPYLDAIRHTLTAGFSLQNFDSQVVERHNKPEVEVKSSKELLLTPVTISRNEKEKVLIEGSINSLRISITIKQADDIEKILCHKFMRFMMMRAEHFTVLRRKPVEGYDISFLITNTHTEQMYKHKLVDFIIHFMEEIDKEISAMKLAVNSRARISAEEFLKRF